One window of Amaranthus tricolor cultivar Red isolate AtriRed21 chromosome 13, ASM2621246v1, whole genome shotgun sequence genomic DNA carries:
- the LOC130797597 gene encoding uncharacterized protein LOC130797597 isoform X1, producing MEWNNGKWTYSSQDTLMTSNSEKHLNLVNGSNKEMTHTPSEVLNVVEKNIPLNRVFTTTPRSGQKEPHTPDNDKTNSNGTTPNNIKLKQMKESNHGISADLNSPSPDEAELSKLKQDEKISQLSEPSEIKDFEKQSTPRKRGRPPKPRALPSGDSPREFVVQTPSSDMGNFGLIVVGLTHNGKMINSVGQSSSRHLKSAQKNLVASEEKHVDDHKSVMSNESEQQKKGEVPIKRKRGRPPKAQCQPGSPKTKEAGPDLLEEKKDGTSDAKEDDENFSPTSEVAELVATAAELIETNDSTPTDFDAKRGMNINDDLKRSSDIRRVTIGSSSRRQVKRQRKSSTGSLMLDLNEPLRPLNSRKGKRYKSGKPVDSQTEDDVDNSRIKTIEVFSNGVSRDVDSMVAGTSSNASDDERPLSAWFEGAQSLSTTDSRLPPDGSAGQYNESGERENIKSALVSQLKEKELDKMVDRSVVNGGQLQDKNVPGRPDQLLTQSIVPVEEQDLPFVKNSLIWQTIENMEVLKRIPQKPHFRPLYNCKEECREGLAIGSMVTFTSLVERISKACFNEPKSLLDGYLEALVDLEELGFDVAPVREKLNKMISIKVKLETAQNTSSEIESQIMERNLEKSTINGELADVDKKIGELMEKRALVLSKIERKDAEITLLQTSIDAIKGTLETAENEFKKLTTSLF from the exons ATGGAGTGGAATAATGGCAAGTGGACTTATAGCTCCCAG GATACTTTGATGACGTCAAATTCTGAAAAGCATTTAAACCTTGTTAATGGTAGTAACAAGGAGATGACCCACACCCCATCTGAAGTTCTTAATGTTGTGGAGAAGAATATTCCATTGAATAGAGTATTTACCACAACTCCTAGAAGTGGTCAGAAAGAGCCGCATACACCTGACAATGACAAGACCAATTCTAATGGCACAACTCCTAACAACATAAAGTTGAAACAAATGAAGGAGTCAAATCATGGAATCTCAGCGGATTTGAATTCCCCTTCACCTGATGAGGCTGAGCTGTCTAAGCTGAAACAAGATGAAAAAATCAGTCAGCTGTCTGAGCCTTCAGAGATCAAG GACTTTGAAAAGCAGTCTACCCCAAGAAAGAGGGGAAGGCCACCAAAGCCACGAGCTTTACCGTCAG GGGATTCACCTCGAGAGTTTGTTGTTCAAACCCCAAGCAGTGATATGGGGAACTTTGGACTTATAGTTGTAGGGTTGACACATAACGGCAAGATGATTAACTCAGTGGGTCAGAGTTCAAGTCGGCATTTGAAATCGGCGCAAAAGAATCTTGTGGCGAGTGAAGAGAAACATGTGGATGATCACAAAAGTGTAATGAGCAAT GAGAGTGAGCAACAAAAGAAAGGTGAAGTCCCAATTAAGAGGAAGAGAGGCCGCCCACCTAAAGCACAATGCCAGCCTGGTAGTCCAAAGACGAAAGAAGCAG GGCCAGATCTTTTGGAAGAGAAGAAAGATGGTACTTCTGATGCCAAAGAGGACGATGAAAATTTCTCGCCCACTAGTGAAGTTGCTGAGCTTGTTGCTACTGCTGCTGAGCTTATTGAAACTAATGACTCAACCCCTACCGATTTTGATGCAAAACGTGGGATGAATATCAACGATGATTTGAAGCGATCAAGTGACATACGTAGAGTTACTATTGGAAGTAGTTCGAGAAGACAAGTAAAAAGGCAGAGGAAATCCTCAACAGGATCCCTTATGCTGGATTTAAATGAACCACTTAGACCTTTAAATTCGAGGAAAGGAAAGAGATATAAATCAGGCAAACCGGTTGATTCTCAAACTGAAG ATGATGTGGATAACTCCAGAATCAAAACCATTGAGGTTTTTAGCAACGGAGTATCGAGAGATGTCGACAGTATGGTTGCAGGAACCTCAAGTAATGCTTCGGATGATGAAAGGCCATTATCGGCTTGGTTTGAAGGAGCACAGTCTCTTTCCACAACCGATTCAA GACTTCCTCCTGATGGGTCTGCCGGTCAATATAATGAGAGTGGAGAAAGAGAAAATATAAAGAGCGCGCTGGTCAGTCAACTCAAAGAGAAGGAATTGGATAAAATGGTGGACAGGTCTGTCGTTAATGGTGGTCAGCTGCAAGATAAGAATGTCCCTGGAAGACCAGACCAGCTGCTAACACAATCGATTGTGCCTGTGGAAGAGCAAGACTTGCCGTTCGTTAAGAATTCCCTTATTTGGCAAACAATTGAAAACATGGAAGTTTTGAAGCGAATTCCTCAGAAACCACATTTCCGTCCATTGTACAATTGCAAGGAAGAATGTCGAGAAGGATTAGCTATCGGCAGTATGGTAACCTTTACCAGTTTAGTCGAGAGGATATCCAAGGCTTGTTTTAATGAACCCAAAAGCCTCTTAGACGGGTATCTTGAAGCTCTTGTTGACCTGGAAGAGCTAGGTTTTGATGTAGCACCGGTTAgagagaaattaaataaaatgatatcCATAAAAGTTAAGTTAGAAACAGCTCAAAATACATCTAGTGAGATCGAGAGCCAGATCATGGAGCGCAACCTTGAGAAGTCGACTATCAACGGGGAGTTAGCAGACGTAGATAAGAAGATAGGGGAGCTAATGGAGAAGCGGGCATTGGTATTGTCAAAGATAGAAAGGAAGGATGCCGAGATTACATTGCTTCAAACAAGTATAGATGCCATTAAGGGTACGCTTGAAACTGCTGAAAATGAGTTTAAGAAATTAACAACCTCGCTTTTCTAA
- the LOC130797597 gene encoding uncharacterized protein LOC130797597 isoform X3, with amino-acid sequence MEWNNGKWTYSSQDTLMTSNSEKHLNLVNGSNKEMTHTPSEVLNVVEKNIPLNRVFTTTPRSGQKEPHTPDNDKTNSNGTTPNNIKLKQMKESNHGISADLNSPSPDEAELSKLKQDEKISQLSEPSEIKDFEKQSTPRKRGRPPKPRALPSGDSPREFVVQTPSSDMGNFGLIVVGLTHNGKMINSVGQSSSRHLKSAQKNLVASEEKHVDDHKSESEQQKKGEVPIKRKRGRPPKAQCQPGSPKTKEAGPDLLEEKKDGTSDAKEDDENFSPTSEVAELVATAAELIETNDSTPTDFDAKRGMNINDDLKRSSDIRRVTIGSSSRRQVKRQRKSSTGSLMLDLNEPLRPLNSRKGKRYKSGKPVDSQTEDDVDNSRIKTIEVFSNGVSRDVDSMVAGTSSNASDDERPLSAWFEGAQSLSTTDSRLPPDGSAGQYNESGERENIKSALVSQLKEKELDKMVDRSVVNGGQLQDKNVPGRPDQLLTQSIVPVEEQDLPFVKNSLIWQTIENMEVLKRIPQKPHFRPLYNCKEECREGLAIGSMVTFTSLVERISKACFNEPKSLLDGYLEALVDLEELGFDVAPVREKLNKMISIKVKLETAQNTSSEIESQIMERNLEKSTINGELADVDKKIGELMEKRALVLSKIERKDAEITLLQTSIDAIKGTLETAENEFKKLTTSLF; translated from the exons ATGGAGTGGAATAATGGCAAGTGGACTTATAGCTCCCAG GATACTTTGATGACGTCAAATTCTGAAAAGCATTTAAACCTTGTTAATGGTAGTAACAAGGAGATGACCCACACCCCATCTGAAGTTCTTAATGTTGTGGAGAAGAATATTCCATTGAATAGAGTATTTACCACAACTCCTAGAAGTGGTCAGAAAGAGCCGCATACACCTGACAATGACAAGACCAATTCTAATGGCACAACTCCTAACAACATAAAGTTGAAACAAATGAAGGAGTCAAATCATGGAATCTCAGCGGATTTGAATTCCCCTTCACCTGATGAGGCTGAGCTGTCTAAGCTGAAACAAGATGAAAAAATCAGTCAGCTGTCTGAGCCTTCAGAGATCAAG GACTTTGAAAAGCAGTCTACCCCAAGAAAGAGGGGAAGGCCACCAAAGCCACGAGCTTTACCGTCAG GGGATTCACCTCGAGAGTTTGTTGTTCAAACCCCAAGCAGTGATATGGGGAACTTTGGACTTATAGTTGTAGGGTTGACACATAACGGCAAGATGATTAACTCAGTGGGTCAGAGTTCAAGTCGGCATTTGAAATCGGCGCAAAAGAATCTTGTGGCGAGTGAAGAGAAACATGTGGATGATCACAAAAGT GAGAGTGAGCAACAAAAGAAAGGTGAAGTCCCAATTAAGAGGAAGAGAGGCCGCCCACCTAAAGCACAATGCCAGCCTGGTAGTCCAAAGACGAAAGAAGCAG GGCCAGATCTTTTGGAAGAGAAGAAAGATGGTACTTCTGATGCCAAAGAGGACGATGAAAATTTCTCGCCCACTAGTGAAGTTGCTGAGCTTGTTGCTACTGCTGCTGAGCTTATTGAAACTAATGACTCAACCCCTACCGATTTTGATGCAAAACGTGGGATGAATATCAACGATGATTTGAAGCGATCAAGTGACATACGTAGAGTTACTATTGGAAGTAGTTCGAGAAGACAAGTAAAAAGGCAGAGGAAATCCTCAACAGGATCCCTTATGCTGGATTTAAATGAACCACTTAGACCTTTAAATTCGAGGAAAGGAAAGAGATATAAATCAGGCAAACCGGTTGATTCTCAAACTGAAG ATGATGTGGATAACTCCAGAATCAAAACCATTGAGGTTTTTAGCAACGGAGTATCGAGAGATGTCGACAGTATGGTTGCAGGAACCTCAAGTAATGCTTCGGATGATGAAAGGCCATTATCGGCTTGGTTTGAAGGAGCACAGTCTCTTTCCACAACCGATTCAA GACTTCCTCCTGATGGGTCTGCCGGTCAATATAATGAGAGTGGAGAAAGAGAAAATATAAAGAGCGCGCTGGTCAGTCAACTCAAAGAGAAGGAATTGGATAAAATGGTGGACAGGTCTGTCGTTAATGGTGGTCAGCTGCAAGATAAGAATGTCCCTGGAAGACCAGACCAGCTGCTAACACAATCGATTGTGCCTGTGGAAGAGCAAGACTTGCCGTTCGTTAAGAATTCCCTTATTTGGCAAACAATTGAAAACATGGAAGTTTTGAAGCGAATTCCTCAGAAACCACATTTCCGTCCATTGTACAATTGCAAGGAAGAATGTCGAGAAGGATTAGCTATCGGCAGTATGGTAACCTTTACCAGTTTAGTCGAGAGGATATCCAAGGCTTGTTTTAATGAACCCAAAAGCCTCTTAGACGGGTATCTTGAAGCTCTTGTTGACCTGGAAGAGCTAGGTTTTGATGTAGCACCGGTTAgagagaaattaaataaaatgatatcCATAAAAGTTAAGTTAGAAACAGCTCAAAATACATCTAGTGAGATCGAGAGCCAGATCATGGAGCGCAACCTTGAGAAGTCGACTATCAACGGGGAGTTAGCAGACGTAGATAAGAAGATAGGGGAGCTAATGGAGAAGCGGGCATTGGTATTGTCAAAGATAGAAAGGAAGGATGCCGAGATTACATTGCTTCAAACAAGTATAGATGCCATTAAGGGTACGCTTGAAACTGCTGAAAATGAGTTTAAGAAATTAACAACCTCGCTTTTCTAA
- the LOC130797597 gene encoding uncharacterized protein LOC130797597 isoform X2, which translates to MEWNNGKWTYSSQDTLMTSNSEKHLNLVNGSNKEMTHTPSEVLNVVEKNIPLNRVFTTTPRSGQKEPHTPDNDKTNSNGTTPNNIKLKQMKESNHGISADLNSPSPDEAELSKLKQDEKISQLSEPSEIKDFEKQSTPRKRGRPPKPRALPSGDSPREFVVQTPSSDMGNFGLIVVGLTHNGKMINSVGQSSSRHLKSAQKNLVASEEKHVDDHKSVMSNESEQQKKGEVPIKRKRGRPPKAQCQPGSPKTKEADLLEEKKDGTSDAKEDDENFSPTSEVAELVATAAELIETNDSTPTDFDAKRGMNINDDLKRSSDIRRVTIGSSSRRQVKRQRKSSTGSLMLDLNEPLRPLNSRKGKRYKSGKPVDSQTEDDVDNSRIKTIEVFSNGVSRDVDSMVAGTSSNASDDERPLSAWFEGAQSLSTTDSRLPPDGSAGQYNESGERENIKSALVSQLKEKELDKMVDRSVVNGGQLQDKNVPGRPDQLLTQSIVPVEEQDLPFVKNSLIWQTIENMEVLKRIPQKPHFRPLYNCKEECREGLAIGSMVTFTSLVERISKACFNEPKSLLDGYLEALVDLEELGFDVAPVREKLNKMISIKVKLETAQNTSSEIESQIMERNLEKSTINGELADVDKKIGELMEKRALVLSKIERKDAEITLLQTSIDAIKGTLETAENEFKKLTTSLF; encoded by the exons ATGGAGTGGAATAATGGCAAGTGGACTTATAGCTCCCAG GATACTTTGATGACGTCAAATTCTGAAAAGCATTTAAACCTTGTTAATGGTAGTAACAAGGAGATGACCCACACCCCATCTGAAGTTCTTAATGTTGTGGAGAAGAATATTCCATTGAATAGAGTATTTACCACAACTCCTAGAAGTGGTCAGAAAGAGCCGCATACACCTGACAATGACAAGACCAATTCTAATGGCACAACTCCTAACAACATAAAGTTGAAACAAATGAAGGAGTCAAATCATGGAATCTCAGCGGATTTGAATTCCCCTTCACCTGATGAGGCTGAGCTGTCTAAGCTGAAACAAGATGAAAAAATCAGTCAGCTGTCTGAGCCTTCAGAGATCAAG GACTTTGAAAAGCAGTCTACCCCAAGAAAGAGGGGAAGGCCACCAAAGCCACGAGCTTTACCGTCAG GGGATTCACCTCGAGAGTTTGTTGTTCAAACCCCAAGCAGTGATATGGGGAACTTTGGACTTATAGTTGTAGGGTTGACACATAACGGCAAGATGATTAACTCAGTGGGTCAGAGTTCAAGTCGGCATTTGAAATCGGCGCAAAAGAATCTTGTGGCGAGTGAAGAGAAACATGTGGATGATCACAAAAGTGTAATGAGCAAT GAGAGTGAGCAACAAAAGAAAGGTGAAGTCCCAATTAAGAGGAAGAGAGGCCGCCCACCTAAAGCACAATGCCAGCCTGGTAGTCCAAAGACGAAAGAAGCAG ATCTTTTGGAAGAGAAGAAAGATGGTACTTCTGATGCCAAAGAGGACGATGAAAATTTCTCGCCCACTAGTGAAGTTGCTGAGCTTGTTGCTACTGCTGCTGAGCTTATTGAAACTAATGACTCAACCCCTACCGATTTTGATGCAAAACGTGGGATGAATATCAACGATGATTTGAAGCGATCAAGTGACATACGTAGAGTTACTATTGGAAGTAGTTCGAGAAGACAAGTAAAAAGGCAGAGGAAATCCTCAACAGGATCCCTTATGCTGGATTTAAATGAACCACTTAGACCTTTAAATTCGAGGAAAGGAAAGAGATATAAATCAGGCAAACCGGTTGATTCTCAAACTGAAG ATGATGTGGATAACTCCAGAATCAAAACCATTGAGGTTTTTAGCAACGGAGTATCGAGAGATGTCGACAGTATGGTTGCAGGAACCTCAAGTAATGCTTCGGATGATGAAAGGCCATTATCGGCTTGGTTTGAAGGAGCACAGTCTCTTTCCACAACCGATTCAA GACTTCCTCCTGATGGGTCTGCCGGTCAATATAATGAGAGTGGAGAAAGAGAAAATATAAAGAGCGCGCTGGTCAGTCAACTCAAAGAGAAGGAATTGGATAAAATGGTGGACAGGTCTGTCGTTAATGGTGGTCAGCTGCAAGATAAGAATGTCCCTGGAAGACCAGACCAGCTGCTAACACAATCGATTGTGCCTGTGGAAGAGCAAGACTTGCCGTTCGTTAAGAATTCCCTTATTTGGCAAACAATTGAAAACATGGAAGTTTTGAAGCGAATTCCTCAGAAACCACATTTCCGTCCATTGTACAATTGCAAGGAAGAATGTCGAGAAGGATTAGCTATCGGCAGTATGGTAACCTTTACCAGTTTAGTCGAGAGGATATCCAAGGCTTGTTTTAATGAACCCAAAAGCCTCTTAGACGGGTATCTTGAAGCTCTTGTTGACCTGGAAGAGCTAGGTTTTGATGTAGCACCGGTTAgagagaaattaaataaaatgatatcCATAAAAGTTAAGTTAGAAACAGCTCAAAATACATCTAGTGAGATCGAGAGCCAGATCATGGAGCGCAACCTTGAGAAGTCGACTATCAACGGGGAGTTAGCAGACGTAGATAAGAAGATAGGGGAGCTAATGGAGAAGCGGGCATTGGTATTGTCAAAGATAGAAAGGAAGGATGCCGAGATTACATTGCTTCAAACAAGTATAGATGCCATTAAGGGTACGCTTGAAACTGCTGAAAATGAGTTTAAGAAATTAACAACCTCGCTTTTCTAA
- the LOC130797597 gene encoding uncharacterized protein LOC130797597 isoform X4, which translates to MEWNNGKWTYSSQDTLMTSNSEKHLNLVNGSNKEMTHTPSEVLNVVEKNIPLNRVFTTTPRSGQKEPHTPDNDKTNSNGTTPNNIKLKQMKESNHGISADLNSPSPDEAELSKLKQDEKISQLSEPSEIKDFEKQSTPRKRGRPPKPRALPSGDSPREFVVQTPSSDMGNFGLIVVGLTHNGKMINSVGQSSSRHLKSAQKNLVASEEKHVDDHKSESEQQKKGEVPIKRKRGRPPKAQCQPGSPKTKEADLLEEKKDGTSDAKEDDENFSPTSEVAELVATAAELIETNDSTPTDFDAKRGMNINDDLKRSSDIRRVTIGSSSRRQVKRQRKSSTGSLMLDLNEPLRPLNSRKGKRYKSGKPVDSQTEDDVDNSRIKTIEVFSNGVSRDVDSMVAGTSSNASDDERPLSAWFEGAQSLSTTDSRLPPDGSAGQYNESGERENIKSALVSQLKEKELDKMVDRSVVNGGQLQDKNVPGRPDQLLTQSIVPVEEQDLPFVKNSLIWQTIENMEVLKRIPQKPHFRPLYNCKEECREGLAIGSMVTFTSLVERISKACFNEPKSLLDGYLEALVDLEELGFDVAPVREKLNKMISIKVKLETAQNTSSEIESQIMERNLEKSTINGELADVDKKIGELMEKRALVLSKIERKDAEITLLQTSIDAIKGTLETAENEFKKLTTSLF; encoded by the exons ATGGAGTGGAATAATGGCAAGTGGACTTATAGCTCCCAG GATACTTTGATGACGTCAAATTCTGAAAAGCATTTAAACCTTGTTAATGGTAGTAACAAGGAGATGACCCACACCCCATCTGAAGTTCTTAATGTTGTGGAGAAGAATATTCCATTGAATAGAGTATTTACCACAACTCCTAGAAGTGGTCAGAAAGAGCCGCATACACCTGACAATGACAAGACCAATTCTAATGGCACAACTCCTAACAACATAAAGTTGAAACAAATGAAGGAGTCAAATCATGGAATCTCAGCGGATTTGAATTCCCCTTCACCTGATGAGGCTGAGCTGTCTAAGCTGAAACAAGATGAAAAAATCAGTCAGCTGTCTGAGCCTTCAGAGATCAAG GACTTTGAAAAGCAGTCTACCCCAAGAAAGAGGGGAAGGCCACCAAAGCCACGAGCTTTACCGTCAG GGGATTCACCTCGAGAGTTTGTTGTTCAAACCCCAAGCAGTGATATGGGGAACTTTGGACTTATAGTTGTAGGGTTGACACATAACGGCAAGATGATTAACTCAGTGGGTCAGAGTTCAAGTCGGCATTTGAAATCGGCGCAAAAGAATCTTGTGGCGAGTGAAGAGAAACATGTGGATGATCACAAAAGT GAGAGTGAGCAACAAAAGAAAGGTGAAGTCCCAATTAAGAGGAAGAGAGGCCGCCCACCTAAAGCACAATGCCAGCCTGGTAGTCCAAAGACGAAAGAAGCAG ATCTTTTGGAAGAGAAGAAAGATGGTACTTCTGATGCCAAAGAGGACGATGAAAATTTCTCGCCCACTAGTGAAGTTGCTGAGCTTGTTGCTACTGCTGCTGAGCTTATTGAAACTAATGACTCAACCCCTACCGATTTTGATGCAAAACGTGGGATGAATATCAACGATGATTTGAAGCGATCAAGTGACATACGTAGAGTTACTATTGGAAGTAGTTCGAGAAGACAAGTAAAAAGGCAGAGGAAATCCTCAACAGGATCCCTTATGCTGGATTTAAATGAACCACTTAGACCTTTAAATTCGAGGAAAGGAAAGAGATATAAATCAGGCAAACCGGTTGATTCTCAAACTGAAG ATGATGTGGATAACTCCAGAATCAAAACCATTGAGGTTTTTAGCAACGGAGTATCGAGAGATGTCGACAGTATGGTTGCAGGAACCTCAAGTAATGCTTCGGATGATGAAAGGCCATTATCGGCTTGGTTTGAAGGAGCACAGTCTCTTTCCACAACCGATTCAA GACTTCCTCCTGATGGGTCTGCCGGTCAATATAATGAGAGTGGAGAAAGAGAAAATATAAAGAGCGCGCTGGTCAGTCAACTCAAAGAGAAGGAATTGGATAAAATGGTGGACAGGTCTGTCGTTAATGGTGGTCAGCTGCAAGATAAGAATGTCCCTGGAAGACCAGACCAGCTGCTAACACAATCGATTGTGCCTGTGGAAGAGCAAGACTTGCCGTTCGTTAAGAATTCCCTTATTTGGCAAACAATTGAAAACATGGAAGTTTTGAAGCGAATTCCTCAGAAACCACATTTCCGTCCATTGTACAATTGCAAGGAAGAATGTCGAGAAGGATTAGCTATCGGCAGTATGGTAACCTTTACCAGTTTAGTCGAGAGGATATCCAAGGCTTGTTTTAATGAACCCAAAAGCCTCTTAGACGGGTATCTTGAAGCTCTTGTTGACCTGGAAGAGCTAGGTTTTGATGTAGCACCGGTTAgagagaaattaaataaaatgatatcCATAAAAGTTAAGTTAGAAACAGCTCAAAATACATCTAGTGAGATCGAGAGCCAGATCATGGAGCGCAACCTTGAGAAGTCGACTATCAACGGGGAGTTAGCAGACGTAGATAAGAAGATAGGGGAGCTAATGGAGAAGCGGGCATTGGTATTGTCAAAGATAGAAAGGAAGGATGCCGAGATTACATTGCTTCAAACAAGTATAGATGCCATTAAGGGTACGCTTGAAACTGCTGAAAATGAGTTTAAGAAATTAACAACCTCGCTTTTCTAA